A genomic region of Paroedura picta isolate Pp20150507F chromosome 4, Ppicta_v3.0, whole genome shotgun sequence contains the following coding sequences:
- the DNTTIP1 gene encoding deoxynucleotidyltransferase terminal-interacting protein 1 isoform X1, which translates to MTCAAGDGGGGGRMGAAREVEAQQQQQQPPEGGEEAAERTEGGDGGRGGGAASPPWNIMIKHRLVQRRGRRSQMMSSFTDPVVSMDLLRAVLQPTINEEIQAVFNKYMKFFQKAAGNVRENVGEDVDTEQLIQDTCRSCLEQAKLLFCDAKKSVARLPHEVPAMKRSRPMDEELSQQGSPMPKKRKGRPPAQSQSNDRGASGTSMWKTKSCELLQRDGPKWNPTRITESTAFVLGSRANKALGMGGTRGRLYIKHPHLFKYAADPQDKHWLAEQQHMRATGGKMAYLLLEEDIQELVASDEYRGSLDLKLEELKPFVPPPWMTTKMRKFMEQLRSEGEAPPPSSEGPPDP; encoded by the exons ATGACGTGTGCGGCGGGCgacggtggcggcggcggcaggatgGGGGCCGCTCGGGAGGTGGaggcgcagcagcagcagcagcagccgccggaGGGCGGGGAGGAGGCGGCCGAGCGGACGGAGGGCGGGGAcggcgggcgagggggcggcGCCGCG AGCCCCCCCTGGAACATCATGATCAAGCACCGGCTGGTGCAGCGGCGGGGGCGGCGCTCGCAGATGATGAGCAG TTTCACAGACCCCGTGGTTTCCATGGACCTCCTGCGAGCTGTTCTGCAGCCCACAATCAATGAAGAGATCCAGGCCGTCTTCAATAAATACATGAAG TTTTTCCAGAAAGCTGCAGGCAACGTGCGGGAAAACGTTGGGGAAGACGTGGACACTGAGCAGCTCATCCAAGACACGTGTCGGAGCTGCCTGGAGCAG GCCAAACTTCTCTTCTGCGATGCCAAGAAGTCTGTGGCTAGGCTGCCCCACGAGGTGCCAGCAATGAAG CGGAGCCGCCCCATGGATGAAGAGCTCAGCCAGCAAGGGAGCCCCATGCCCAAAAAG AGGAAGGGCCGGCCGCCTGCACAGAGCCAGTCGAATGACCGAGGGGCTTCGGGGACAAGCAT GTGGAAAACCAAGTCCTGCGAGCTGCTGCAAAGGGACGGGCCCAAG TGGAATCCCACACGGATTACGGAGAGTACGGCCTTTGTTCTTGGCTCAAGAGCAAACAA GGCCCTTGGGATGGGTGGCACCAGAGGCAGACTGTACATCAAACACCCACACCTGTTTAAG tatgCAGCTGACCCTCAAGACAAGCACTGGCTGGCAGAGCAGCAGCACATGAGAGCCACGGGAGGCAAGATG GCTTATCTCCTGCTGGAGGAGGATATCCAGGAGCTGGTGGCCAGTGACGAGTACAG AGGGTCCCTGGACCTGAAGCTGGAGGAGCTGAAGCCCTTTGTCCCTCCGCCCTGGATGACCACCAAGATGCGGAAGTTCATGGAGCAGCTCCGCAGCGAAGGGGAGGCGCCCCCGCCCTCCTCAGAGGGGCCGCCGGACCcctag
- the DNTTIP1 gene encoding deoxynucleotidyltransferase terminal-interacting protein 1 isoform X2, with amino-acid sequence MTCAAGDGGGGGRMGAAREVEAQQQQQQPPEGGEEAAERTEGGDGGRGGGAASPPWNIMIKHRLVQRRGRRSQMMSSFTDPVVSMDLLRAVLQPTINEEIQAVFNKYMKFFQKAAGNVRENVGEDVDTEQLIQDTCRSCLEQAKLLFCDAKKSVARLPHEVPAMKRSRPMDEELSQQGSPMPKKRKGRPPAQSQSNDRGASGTSMWKTKSCELLQRDGPKWNPTRITESTAFVLGSRANKALGMGGTRGRLYIKHPHLFKAYLLLEEDIQELVASDEYRGSLDLKLEELKPFVPPPWMTTKMRKFMEQLRSEGEAPPPSSEGPPDP; translated from the exons ATGACGTGTGCGGCGGGCgacggtggcggcggcggcaggatgGGGGCCGCTCGGGAGGTGGaggcgcagcagcagcagcagcagccgccggaGGGCGGGGAGGAGGCGGCCGAGCGGACGGAGGGCGGGGAcggcgggcgagggggcggcGCCGCG AGCCCCCCCTGGAACATCATGATCAAGCACCGGCTGGTGCAGCGGCGGGGGCGGCGCTCGCAGATGATGAGCAG TTTCACAGACCCCGTGGTTTCCATGGACCTCCTGCGAGCTGTTCTGCAGCCCACAATCAATGAAGAGATCCAGGCCGTCTTCAATAAATACATGAAG TTTTTCCAGAAAGCTGCAGGCAACGTGCGGGAAAACGTTGGGGAAGACGTGGACACTGAGCAGCTCATCCAAGACACGTGTCGGAGCTGCCTGGAGCAG GCCAAACTTCTCTTCTGCGATGCCAAGAAGTCTGTGGCTAGGCTGCCCCACGAGGTGCCAGCAATGAAG CGGAGCCGCCCCATGGATGAAGAGCTCAGCCAGCAAGGGAGCCCCATGCCCAAAAAG AGGAAGGGCCGGCCGCCTGCACAGAGCCAGTCGAATGACCGAGGGGCTTCGGGGACAAGCAT GTGGAAAACCAAGTCCTGCGAGCTGCTGCAAAGGGACGGGCCCAAG TGGAATCCCACACGGATTACGGAGAGTACGGCCTTTGTTCTTGGCTCAAGAGCAAACAA GGCCCTTGGGATGGGTGGCACCAGAGGCAGACTGTACATCAAACACCCACACCTGTTTAAG GCTTATCTCCTGCTGGAGGAGGATATCCAGGAGCTGGTGGCCAGTGACGAGTACAG AGGGTCCCTGGACCTGAAGCTGGAGGAGCTGAAGCCCTTTGTCCCTCCGCCCTGGATGACCACCAAGATGCGGAAGTTCATGGAGCAGCTCCGCAGCGAAGGGGAGGCGCCCCCGCCCTCCTCAGAGGGGCCGCCGGACCcctag